Proteins from one Amycolatopsis benzoatilytica AK 16/65 genomic window:
- a CDS encoding helix-turn-helix domain-containing protein: protein MFRGLEEAAGNKVDAARLLGVSRATMYRKIHEYGIVTPLAREVPP from the coding sequence ATCTTCCGCGGCCTCGAAGAAGCGGCCGGCAACAAAGTCGACGCAGCCCGCTTGCTTGGCGTCTCGCGCGCAACGATGTACCGCAAGATCCACGAGTACGGCATTGTCACCCCGCTCGCTAGAGAGGTCCCACCATGA